From the genome of Desulfobaculum xiamenense, one region includes:
- the sppA gene encoding signal peptide peptidase SppA — MPRTNRAVMELSTRFWALHPDKLAAVADFVAAQLGGTQPPVAARELFGPGEGGGTDLRAYELRDGVAVIAVTGVMERRMNLFQAISGGTSSQQIASRIRQAADDGAVCGILLDIDSPGGSVFAVEEIAEAVRHARASKPVVAHSYGMMCSAAYWVGATAQRVVIGSNAEVGSIGVAYVHYDRSEQDRAAGVHRTVMTAGRYKRVASDAAPLSREGQDYLQSQLDAYYSLFVDAVAEGRGVHVETVLADMADGRTFIGAEAVQAGLADEIGNLETALALARGERRERTMPDKAAAHTPEAPAAGARNASAATDAHTVDTLRAAHPDLVSAIEAQAAATATAAERERVLEIMKAGAGAELTADAVAKGLPPEATYKAMVLHAREAAASAEADLRASLGGSAGQVPQDKGGNRDFMAVARARATADGISITRAMSLVAREEPALHAAYVERCGK, encoded by the coding sequence ATGCCGAGGACGAATAGGGCCGTCATGGAATTGAGCACGCGCTTCTGGGCGCTGCACCCGGACAAGCTGGCCGCCGTGGCCGATTTCGTGGCCGCGCAGTTGGGCGGCACGCAGCCGCCCGTGGCCGCGCGCGAACTGTTTGGCCCCGGCGAGGGCGGCGGAACGGACCTGCGCGCCTATGAGCTGCGCGACGGCGTGGCCGTGATTGCGGTGACAGGCGTGATGGAGCGCAGGATGAACCTGTTTCAGGCCATAAGCGGCGGCACCAGCTCGCAGCAGATCGCCTCGCGCATCCGGCAGGCGGCGGACGACGGCGCGGTGTGCGGCATCCTGCTGGACATCGACAGCCCCGGCGGCAGCGTGTTTGCCGTGGAGGAAATAGCCGAGGCCGTGCGCCACGCCCGCGCGAGCAAGCCCGTGGTGGCGCACAGCTACGGCATGATGTGCTCCGCCGCCTACTGGGTGGGAGCCACCGCGCAGCGCGTGGTCATCGGCTCCAACGCCGAGGTGGGCTCCATAGGCGTGGCCTATGTGCACTACGACCGCTCCGAGCAGGACCGCGCCGCCGGCGTGCACCGCACGGTGATGACCGCCGGGCGCTACAAGCGTGTCGCCTCCGACGCCGCGCCCCTCTCGCGCGAGGGGCAGGACTACCTGCAGTCGCAGCTGGACGCCTACTATTCGCTGTTCGTGGACGCCGTGGCCGAGGGCCGGGGCGTCCATGTGGAAACCGTGCTGGCCGACATGGCCGACGGCCGCACCTTCATCGGTGCCGAGGCCGTGCAGGCCGGGCTGGCCGACGAGATCGGAAACCTTGAAACCGCCCTGGCGCTGGCCAGGGGCGAAAGGAGGGAGCGCACCATGCCCGACAAGGCAGCAGCGCACACGCCCGAGGCTCCCGCAGCCGGGGCGAGGAACGCATCCGCAGCGACGGACGCGCACACCGTGGACACGCTTCGTGCCGCGCATCCGGACCTCGTGTCCGCCATTGAGGCGCAGGCAGCCGCCACGGCCACCGCAGCCGAACGCGAGCGCGTGCTGGAGATCATGAAGGCCGGGGCCGGGGCGGAGCTGACCGCCGACGCCGTGGCCAAGGGCCTGCCCCCGGAGGCGACCTACAAGGCCATGGTCCTGCACGCGCGCGAGGCCGCCGCCAGCGCCGAGGCCGACCTGCGCGCCAGCCTTGGCGGCAGCGCCGGGCAGGTGCCGCAGGACAAGGGCGGCAACAGGGACTTCATGGCCGTGGCCCGCGCCCGCGCCACGGCCGACGGCATTTCCATCACTCGGGCCATGAGCCTCGTGGCGCGCGAGGAACCCGCCCTGCACGCAGCCTATGTCGAGCGCTGCGGAAAATAG
- a CDS encoding Abi family protein has protein sequence MNYDKPALTLDDQLAHLRGKGLHIPDEDRAKRYLTTIGLFRLKSYAPPFHAKGNKVFAPGTTFDDLLDLYIFDRKLRALALDALDRIEIAVRSVISNTMSTREGAHWFLERDCFDSRFSSPNGDGGKSRFELFIKELRRCTRADRDEAHPACRHYFETYETPGLPPSWIVGEVASMGVWSRVYSALRRTKYKKLIAGTFGFDHKDFGGWIHELSILRNQCAHHQRIWNRSLPPKARNVDAYTHPKIAPHTPYAKFAMIYAMLCAFTNDSEWNRKFHALVEASPVDMHAASGFPQGWEREEFWRLG, from the coding sequence ATGAACTACGACAAGCCCGCCCTTACCCTCGACGACCAGCTCGCGCATCTGCGCGGCAAGGGTCTGCACATCCCGGACGAGGACCGCGCCAAGCGCTACCTCACCACCATTGGCCTGTTTCGGCTCAAATCGTACGCTCCGCCCTTCCACGCCAAGGGGAACAAGGTTTTCGCGCCGGGGACCACCTTCGACGATCTCCTCGATCTCTACATCTTCGACAGAAAGCTTCGCGCGCTGGCTCTGGATGCGCTGGATCGCATTGAGATAGCCGTTCGTAGCGTCATTTCCAACACCATGAGCACTCGGGAGGGCGCGCACTGGTTTCTGGAAAGGGACTGCTTCGATTCGAGGTTTTCGAGTCCGAACGGAGACGGCGGGAAGTCACGCTTCGAGCTTTTCATCAAAGAACTGCGCAGATGCACCCGTGCGGACCGTGACGAGGCGCATCCTGCCTGTCGCCACTATTTCGAAACTTATGAGACTCCAGGACTGCCCCCGTCATGGATCGTGGGCGAGGTGGCGAGCATGGGCGTGTGGTCGCGCGTGTATTCCGCCCTGCGCAGAACGAAATACAAGAAGCTCATCGCCGGCACCTTCGGCTTCGACCACAAAGATTTCGGGGGCTGGATCCACGAGCTGTCCATTCTGCGCAACCAGTGTGCGCACCACCAGCGCATCTGGAACAGAAGCCTTCCACCCAAGGCCCGAAACGTGGACGCGTATACCCACCCGAAGATTGCCCCGCACACGCCCTACGCGAAGTTCGCCATGATCTACGCCATGCTGTGCGCCTTTACCAACGACAGCGAGTGGAACAGGAAGTTCCACGCTCTGGTGGAAGCAAGCCCGGTGGACATGCATGCGGCGTCCGGTTTTCCGCAGGGGTGGGAACGGGAAGAATTCTGGAGACTTGGGTAG
- a CDS encoding DUF2190 family protein, producing MPYTDGPRMTFVAASGGVGPCKLCRINTSGEAEYASASSADEPVGVTEYLADAGENVSLKLLNAAGTVVVEAAGAIPLGAVVYAATLGRVQALPAVAGSYRRVGIAMEAASEAGERIEIMPHGYTDTRTVS from the coding sequence ATGCCCTATACCGACGGACCCCGCATGACCTTCGTCGCCGCATCCGGCGGCGTTGGCCCGTGCAAGCTGTGCCGCATCAACACCAGCGGCGAGGCGGAATACGCCAGCGCCTCGTCCGCCGACGAACCCGTCGGCGTCACCGAATACCTCGCCGACGCAGGGGAAAACGTGAGCCTCAAGCTGCTCAACGCCGCGGGCACCGTGGTGGTCGAGGCAGCCGGGGCCATCCCCCTTGGCGCGGTGGTCTACGCCGCCACCCTCGGACGCGTGCAGGCCCTGCCCGCCGTGGCCGGGAGCTACCGCCGCGTCGGCATCGCCATGGAAGCCGCGTCCGAGGCCGGGGAGCGCATCGAGATCATGCCCCACGGCTACACCGACACCCGAACCGTCAGCTAA
- a CDS encoding phage tail tube protein, which translates to MLFRDKLTTRQALFAKIETTYGEDAAPTAADALMMLSGATVNPQGEAVANDRISSTLSPVAHVNGKLQSGYTGRHELRGGGLDGTAVRRPETDALLRACAMRAEAVVFVPTASSPADFTPGEGVSGGSGSGTLVAVVNAHGVTGLLLDAVTGAFAEADTLTGADSAATCAASAAPLTGWQYRPTSEAGDMESATLHVYLDGHRHALPGARGTFSLELPSAAPGIFNFTLSGRYVRPVEATQPVPALDATLPPLAVAMGLTVGGYAPHGVTSLSFELANTVTRDEDLNAPDGVRGFSVTDRTPTGTLDPKADSLDSDNPFAAWETGETARIQALVGSRAGNRVLVLAPAAQHAQAPAYADREGRTTYTLNFELKGVAGDDELRLIYF; encoded by the coding sequence ATGTTGTTTCGCGACAAGCTCACCACCCGGCAGGCGCTGTTCGCCAAGATCGAGACCACCTACGGCGAGGACGCCGCACCGACGGCGGCCGACGCGCTGATGATGCTCTCCGGCGCCACCGTGAATCCGCAGGGCGAGGCCGTGGCCAACGACCGCATCTCGTCCACGCTCTCGCCCGTGGCGCATGTCAACGGCAAGCTGCAAAGCGGCTACACGGGACGCCACGAGCTGCGCGGCGGCGGCCTCGACGGCACCGCGGTACGGCGTCCGGAGACCGACGCCCTGCTGCGCGCCTGCGCCATGCGCGCCGAGGCCGTGGTCTTTGTGCCCACGGCCTCGTCCCCGGCAGACTTCACGCCCGGCGAGGGTGTCTCCGGCGGATCGGGTTCGGGCACGCTGGTGGCCGTGGTCAACGCCCACGGCGTGACCGGGCTGCTCCTCGACGCCGTGACCGGCGCGTTCGCCGAGGCCGACACCCTGACCGGCGCGGACAGCGCCGCCACCTGCGCCGCCTCGGCCGCGCCCCTCACCGGCTGGCAGTACCGCCCCACGTCCGAGGCCGGGGACATGGAATCCGCCACCCTACACGTCTATCTGGACGGCCACCGCCACGCCCTGCCCGGAGCGCGGGGAACGTTCAGCCTTGAACTGCCAAGCGCCGCGCCCGGCATCTTCAACTTCACCCTGTCCGGGCGCTACGTGCGTCCGGTGGAGGCCACGCAGCCCGTGCCCGCGTTGGATGCGACCCTGCCGCCGCTGGCCGTGGCCATGGGGCTGACCGTGGGCGGCTACGCGCCGCACGGCGTGACCAGCCTGAGCTTCGAGCTTGCCAACACCGTGACCCGCGACGAGGACTTGAACGCCCCCGACGGGGTGCGCGGCTTCAGCGTCACGGACCGCACGCCCACCGGAACGCTGGACCCCAAGGCCGACAGCCTCGACAGCGACAATCCCTTTGCCGCGTGGGAGACGGGCGAGACGGCGCGCATTCAGGCGCTGGTGGGCAGCCGGGCCGGGAACCGGGTGCTGGTGCTCGCGCCAGCGGCCCAGCACGCGCAGGCCCCGGCCTATGCGGACCGCGAGGGACGCACCACCTACACCCTGAACTTCGAGCTGAAGGGCGTGGCGGGCGACGACGAACTGCGGCTCATCTACTTCTAG
- a CDS encoding phage tail tape measure C-terminal domain-containing protein yields the protein MTTREERIALVIQAQNRTSTELKKIVSDLGNVEKGTRKAMDAQSRFGRAVATASSEAGGAVSGLAAEAGALGRILGSFGSVGLGVAAAMGAVGAAVSAGTMSFAEWDRRLRRTEALIRATGSAAGLSADELDDFARSRDLATLGDRDAIMDAVNVMLTFKSVQGETFRDAIMLAQDMSATFGQDLRGAVTMLGKALEDPVAGLNAMRRVGVSFTEQEKSLIHAMLEANDVAGAQALILGVLRNQVGGAAEAEAGGLCGSIDTLNYRWREFLETLEQTELATSVIDGLSTALEAVAEGIRGTRREMIRAQAQANTGLRPPEGAGGILGGIGVMPHVRMGLSAPLGEGQDLLERMTMRDKAFSRAFARAATPAPGGDAAAPDAERTGHAAKRLRDELAALTMSARELDLYRLDRKIEDYREALGAMTPELAAFEREARRGIELAHLMDAKEREALNSHPYEARQDAETKAFAAALAQRTSALEDFGREYDRLTLGETTMAIEAAQAQARVWEQAGADRVKVAEWVRLRIDEINDRSKGGKGGKGGDDGDGLGALWSSDLDTMQAGATKALKSYAEQAKGLADITEQAVGGGLRGVEDALVSVCTTGELAWSDMISSWAADLARMLIQQQITGPLAALLGGASPGEAGGIVSMFAGLFHSGGVVGEGGSARGVDPGVFLSARRYHSGGLAGLAPDEVPAILRRREEVLTTADPRHRDNIGHAQAEPPQVNVRVVNVVDERDTAAGYLGSAHGERTVMNIIRKNRQTLREIM from the coding sequence ATGACCACACGCGAAGAGCGCATTGCCCTTGTCATTCAGGCGCAGAACAGAACGTCCACGGAATTGAAAAAAATCGTCAGCGACCTCGGAAACGTGGAGAAGGGAACCCGCAAGGCCATGGATGCGCAGTCCCGCTTCGGCCGGGCCGTCGCCACGGCCAGTTCCGAGGCAGGCGGAGCCGTCAGCGGACTGGCGGCCGAGGCCGGGGCGCTGGGCAGAATTCTCGGCAGTTTCGGATCCGTGGGCCTTGGCGTGGCGGCCGCCATGGGGGCCGTGGGCGCGGCCGTTTCGGCGGGAACCATGTCCTTTGCCGAGTGGGACAGGCGACTGCGCAGGACCGAGGCCCTGATCCGGGCCACGGGCAGCGCGGCCGGGCTGTCGGCCGACGAACTGGACGACTTCGCACGCTCGCGCGATCTGGCCACGCTGGGCGACCGCGACGCCATCATGGACGCCGTCAACGTGATGCTGACCTTCAAGAGCGTGCAGGGCGAAACCTTTCGGGACGCCATTATGCTGGCGCAGGACATGTCCGCCACCTTCGGGCAGGACCTGCGCGGCGCGGTGACCATGCTCGGCAAGGCGCTGGAGGACCCGGTGGCCGGGCTGAACGCCATGCGCCGCGTGGGCGTGAGCTTCACCGAACAGGAAAAGAGCCTCATCCACGCCATGCTGGAGGCCAACGACGTGGCCGGTGCGCAGGCGCTGATTCTTGGCGTGCTGCGCAATCAGGTGGGCGGCGCGGCCGAGGCCGAGGCCGGCGGGCTGTGCGGCAGCATCGACACCCTGAACTACCGCTGGCGCGAATTTCTGGAGACCCTCGAACAGACGGAACTGGCCACCTCGGTCATCGACGGCCTGAGCACCGCGCTGGAGGCGGTGGCCGAAGGCATACGCGGCACGCGTCGCGAAATGATCAGGGCGCAGGCGCAGGCCAACACCGGACTGCGCCCCCCGGAGGGGGCGGGCGGCATTCTCGGCGGCATAGGCGTGATGCCCCACGTGCGCATGGGGCTTTCCGCCCCGCTGGGTGAGGGGCAGGACCTGCTGGAGCGCATGACCATGCGGGACAAGGCCTTTTCGCGCGCCTTCGCCCGTGCGGCGACTCCTGCCCCCGGCGGCGACGCCGCAGCTCCCGACGCGGAGCGCACCGGGCATGCGGCCAAGCGCCTGCGCGACGAACTGGCCGCCCTGACCATGAGCGCACGGGAGCTGGACCTGTACCGGCTGGACAGGAAGATCGAAGACTACCGCGAGGCACTTGGCGCGATGACGCCGGAACTGGCCGCCTTCGAGCGCGAGGCGCGACGGGGCATCGAACTGGCGCATCTCATGGACGCGAAGGAGCGCGAGGCCCTCAATTCCCACCCCTACGAGGCCCGGCAGGACGCCGAGACCAAGGCCTTTGCCGCCGCGCTGGCGCAGCGCACGTCCGCCCTGGAGGACTTCGGGCGCGAGTACGACCGCCTGACCCTTGGCGAGACGACCATGGCCATCGAGGCGGCGCAGGCGCAGGCCCGCGTGTGGGAGCAGGCCGGGGCGGACCGGGTGAAGGTGGCCGAGTGGGTCCGCCTGCGCATCGACGAGATCAACGACAGGAGCAAGGGCGGCAAGGGCGGCAAAGGCGGAGACGACGGGGACGGGCTGGGGGCGCTCTGGTCCTCCGACCTCGACACGATGCAGGCCGGGGCCACCAAAGCGCTCAAGAGCTACGCCGAACAGGCCAAAGGCCTGGCCGACATCACCGAGCAGGCCGTGGGCGGCGGCTTGCGCGGCGTCGAAGACGCACTGGTGAGCGTCTGCACCACGGGCGAGCTCGCGTGGAGCGATATGATCTCCAGCTGGGCCGCCGACCTCGCCCGCATGCTCATCCAGCAGCAGATCACCGGGCCGCTGGCCGCGCTACTTGGCGGGGCGTCCCCCGGCGAGGCCGGGGGCATCGTGTCCATGTTCGCGGGGCTGTTCCACTCCGGCGGCGTGGTCGGCGAGGGCGGCAGTGCGCGCGGCGTGGACCCCGGCGTGTTCCTCTCGGCGCGGCGCTACCACAGCGGCGGGCTGGCCGGGCTGGCCCCGGACGAGGTGCCCGCCATCCTGCGCAGGCGCGAGGAGGTGCTGACCACCGCCGACCCGCGCCACCGCGACAACATCGGCCACGCGCAGGCCGAGCCGCCGCAGGTCAACGTGCGCGTGGTCAACGTGGTGGACGAGCGGGACACCGCAGCGGGCTACCTCGGCAGCGCGCACGGCGAGCGCACGGTCATGAACATCATCCGCAAGAACCGTCAGACGCTCAGGGAGATCATGTAA
- a CDS encoding 3TM-type holin, which translates to MNWADVGKRLLGMGLPLLGTAIAGPGGAAVGGMVASALGLAESEPQAVLAAIDGDAAAAMTALSRVEEDHHFELERLSIVSATEDMRTVNGTMQTETRSEDTWSRRWRPFWGFCSALAWSAMACAIAYGIARGTSADVIAELRNVPETFWLIPLTILGVASYHRGRKQRIEAGEQSTPSVLDRLSRRWFGGAK; encoded by the coding sequence ATGAACTGGGCCGACGTGGGCAAGCGCCTCCTCGGCATGGGACTGCCGCTGCTTGGCACGGCCATCGCCGGACCCGGCGGTGCGGCTGTCGGCGGCATGGTGGCCAGCGCCCTCGGGCTGGCCGAGAGCGAGCCGCAGGCCGTGCTGGCCGCCATCGACGGCGACGCGGCAGCGGCCATGACGGCCCTCTCCCGCGTTGAGGAGGACCACCACTTCGAGCTGGAGCGGCTGTCCATCGTCAGTGCCACCGAGGATATGCGCACAGTGAACGGGACCATGCAAACCGAGACGCGCTCCGAGGACACGTGGTCCCGCCGCTGGCGACCGTTCTGGGGCTTCTGCTCCGCGCTGGCGTGGAGCGCCATGGCCTGCGCCATCGCCTACGGCATCGCGCGCGGCACGAGCGCCGACGTCATCGCCGAACTGCGCAACGTCCCGGAAACCTTCTGGCTCATCCCGCTGACGATCCTTGGCGTGGCCAGCTACCACCGTGGACGCAAGCAGCGCATCGAGGCGGGCGAACAGAGCACCCCGAGCGTGCTGGACCGCCTGTCCCGCCGCTGGTTCGGAGGTGCCAAATGA
- a CDS encoding head-tail joining protein, whose protein sequence is MNAATVMDAVFAQTGRAALYRADPAACGLEVTVRMEHGGRDASGGEAVIKVRVSEVPAEPRNGALFVVNGQTYTVAGICAAPQTTAHVWACACVTGRLAAWRQA, encoded by the coding sequence ATGAACGCCGCCACGGTCATGGACGCCGTCTTCGCGCAAACGGGGCGCGCGGCGCTCTACCGGGCGGACCCGGCCGCTTGCGGCCTTGAGGTCACCGTGCGCATGGAGCACGGCGGACGCGACGCATCCGGCGGGGAGGCCGTGATCAAGGTCCGCGTGAGCGAGGTGCCCGCCGAGCCGCGAAACGGCGCGCTGTTCGTGGTGAACGGGCAGACCTACACCGTGGCCGGCATCTGCGCGGCACCCCAGACCACGGCCCACGTGTGGGCCTGCGCCTGCGTCACTGGCCGTCTCGCGGCATGGAGGCAGGCATGA
- a CDS encoding phage portal protein, whose protein sequence is MNASRTAPMRGRHAVRHGAARTGTMSNWTNSIVTRRLAEMQRRQVEDRALDLYTNDAMAHGLLEGLTAEGVGIGLTPQLAPDAEWLGLSDAWRHEFQRAGAKLFERWGMDCRFFCDAQRRLNFYGLQALAWFNWRLFGVGLFQVLADDDPMNPLPLSVLPLDPMRLSDPAPGTRAEVCDGVEIDHDGRPVAVHLSRAMGQPAVRVPVRDEATGLPRVLMVCDVRNVGEYRQDSILGSMIKELRDNKDFVDAALVRTLIANMFVMNLQHVSAGGRLGNSWDERYEELEQAILLHTGPQEDVRFLSNDAPGPNYEKMFDSIVKRLGMATGRGPENVSREYKASYSASRASMNKSEQLTETEQHLVLNPHFNQPLLAWMLYAGAVRGLVPVADLGHMRANLHDYTRAQWLPQPPKHIDPLKTASANKVNHAIGERSYRDACAEQGKDWQEALRQRAEERAFIRDLEDEYGVSLGLGAGTAPAARTQSAADEETEHAEDE, encoded by the coding sequence ATGAACGCGTCGCGCACTGCCCCCATGCGCGGGCGGCATGCCGTGCGTCACGGCGCGGCCCGCACGGGGACCATGTCCAACTGGACGAACTCCATCGTCACCCGGCGGCTGGCAGAAATGCAGCGCAGGCAGGTGGAGGACCGCGCGCTGGACCTCTACACCAACGACGCCATGGCCCACGGCCTGCTGGAAGGGCTGACCGCCGAGGGCGTGGGCATTGGCCTGACGCCCCAGCTGGCACCGGACGCCGAGTGGCTGGGCCTGTCCGACGCGTGGCGGCACGAGTTTCAGCGCGCCGGGGCCAAGCTCTTCGAGCGCTGGGGGATGGACTGCCGTTTCTTCTGCGATGCCCAGCGCCGCCTGAACTTCTACGGCCTGCAGGCGCTGGCGTGGTTCAACTGGCGGCTGTTCGGCGTGGGCCTGTTTCAGGTGCTGGCCGACGACGACCCCATGAATCCCCTGCCCCTGTCCGTGCTGCCCCTGGACCCCATGCGCCTGTCCGACCCCGCACCCGGCACCCGCGCCGAGGTCTGCGACGGCGTGGAGATAGACCACGACGGCCGCCCCGTGGCGGTGCACCTGTCGCGCGCCATGGGCCAGCCCGCCGTGCGCGTGCCCGTGCGCGACGAGGCCACCGGCCTGCCGCGCGTGCTCATGGTGTGCGACGTGCGCAACGTGGGCGAGTACCGCCAGGACTCCATCCTCGGCTCCATGATCAAGGAGCTGCGCGACAACAAGGATTTCGTGGACGCCGCGCTGGTGCGCACCCTCATCGCCAACATGTTCGTGATGAACCTCCAGCACGTGAGCGCGGGCGGCAGGCTCGGCAACTCGTGGGACGAGCGCTACGAGGAGCTGGAGCAGGCCATCCTGCTGCACACCGGGCCGCAGGAGGACGTGCGCTTTCTCTCCAACGACGCGCCGGGACCGAACTACGAGAAGATGTTCGACTCCATCGTCAAGCGCCTCGGCATGGCCACCGGGCGCGGCCCGGAGAACGTCTCGCGCGAGTACAAGGCCAGCTACTCGGCCAGCCGGGCGAGCATGAACAAGTCCGAACAGCTCACCGAGACCGAGCAGCACCTTGTGCTGAACCCGCATTTCAACCAGCCGCTGCTGGCGTGGATGCTCTACGCCGGGGCCGTGCGCGGCCTCGTGCCCGTGGCGGACCTCGGGCACATGCGCGCCAACCTGCACGACTACACCCGCGCCCAGTGGCTGCCCCAGCCCCCCAAGCACATCGACCCCCTCAAGACCGCCAGCGCCAACAAGGTCAACCACGCCATCGGCGAGCGCAGCTACCGCGACGCCTGCGCCGAGCAGGGCAAGGACTGGCAGGAGGCCCTGCGCCAGCGGGCCGAGGAACGGGCCTTCATCCGCGATCTGGAAGACGAGTACGGCGTGAGCCTCGGCCTGGGTGCCGGGACCGCGCCCGCCGCACGCACCCAATCCGCAGCCGACGAGGAGACGGAACATGCCGAGGACGAATAG
- a CDS encoding phage tail protein, which translates to MIIDPAASTRDIRRVQKLLGTMDRGLDKVAARTANKVAQGARTDAVRLIRQDVALSARDIRNAFVIHKATWTHPVAELSGSGRRSAGLDHYPTRPGASAATRPRRGVSVKIKTRLPHKTVRGSFWMPTRGGARLLVKRTGGKRLPVKRLYGPSMMTYYRRESLQRRLRRRIGDRLARVYVQELNNLVRQT; encoded by the coding sequence ATGATCATCGACCCCGCGGCATCAACCCGCGACATCCGGCGCGTGCAGAAACTGCTGGGCACCATGGACCGTGGACTCGACAAGGTGGCCGCGCGCACCGCCAACAAGGTGGCGCAGGGCGCGCGTACCGACGCCGTACGCCTCATCCGGCAGGACGTGGCCCTGTCCGCCCGCGACATCCGCAACGCGTTTGTCATCCACAAGGCCACGTGGACGCACCCCGTGGCCGAACTGTCCGGTTCCGGCCGCCGCAGCGCGGGGCTGGACCACTACCCCACCCGGCCGGGTGCCTCGGCCGCCACACGCCCCAGGCGCGGCGTGTCCGTGAAGATCAAGACCCGCCTGCCGCACAAGACCGTGCGCGGCTCGTTCTGGATGCCCACGCGGGGCGGCGCGCGGCTGCTCGTCAAACGTACGGGGGGCAAGCGGCTGCCCGTGAAGCGGCTCTACGGCCCGTCCATGATGACCTACTACCGCCGCGAATCCCTGCAACGCCGCCTGCGCCGCCGCATAGGCGACAGACTGGCGCGCGTCTACGTCCAGGAACTCAACAACCTCGTGAGGCAGACATGA
- a CDS encoding D-Ala-D-Ala carboxypeptidase family metallohydrolase, with protein sequence MKEFFADSELACTCCGLVHMHPETRARLNVARELAGIPFILTSACRCERHNAEVGGAQDSAHLASSTREAHAVDIRVRNSRERFLVLGGLIAAGFTRIGVAKDFIHADDDPDKDPRVAWLYPARGRA encoded by the coding sequence ATGAAGGAATTCTTTGCGGACTCCGAGCTGGCCTGCACCTGCTGCGGGCTGGTGCACATGCACCCCGAGACGCGCGCGCGGCTGAACGTGGCGCGCGAACTGGCGGGCATCCCCTTCATCCTGACCAGCGCCTGCCGCTGCGAACGGCACAACGCCGAGGTCGGCGGCGCGCAGGATTCCGCGCACCTCGCCAGTAGCACGCGCGAAGCCCACGCCGTGGACATCCGCGTGCGAAATAGCCGCGAGCGCTTCCTCGTGCTGGGCGGACTCATCGCCGCAGGCTTCACCCGCATCGGCGTTGCCAAGGACTTCATCCACGCCGACGACGACCCGGACAAGGACCCGCGCGTGGCGTGGCTGTACCCGGCCAGGGGGCGGGCATGA